The region ACGTTAACTGTGCAAAGGCTAACCGCTAGCACGGGGACGCACCGTTTGTTGAGGAACAAGACGATGGCAACGGTGAGGAGCAGCGCCATCAGTAGGCCCAAGGAGACGCTGAgcgtcaaaacaaaatgtccacCTGGAAAGTCACCAGAAGCAAACGGACGCGTCGGTGACTTTGCAATTTTCTCATGTGTGAAAACATAACGAAGGCAAAACAGCCGTGTGTGTGCGAAACGCATTTGCCTCAggggcctgtgtgtgtgtgtgtgagcgtgtgcatTCTTTCTACAGTAGTGTGCGCTTTTGTACTTTATTTATTTGCGTGTGAATTTGTGAGTcggtgcatgtttgtgtgtgcatgattGTTGCATGTGAGTGTGTAAAAACATTCAAGAAAAACAAGAACGGGAAAAGAGTTGAAGAATCCAAGAGTAATTAAAGTACCTGTGCGCAGTTCTGCCACGTTCAGCCTAAAGGGTGGCGACATGGTATTTGGAAGGAGGGCCAGGTTGCAGGTGTAGTTGGCCGACCGTTCGGCCGTCAACCTGAGGGTCGGGCCGGACTCCGGCAGGGGTTGCCCGTCTTTATGCCAGCGCACGTCCAGATCGTGGAAGGAGCAACTGGACGTGCAGCTCAACGTCACGGCGGCGCCCACCCTCATGGGACCGGGGGCGGAGCTCTGCACCCTCATCGGCTCGGCATCTATGAGAGAGACCGGATGCTACGTCTACACTCGGCTTCACGTTTGGCCAGTGGCGCGTTTACAGGCTCCCCGAGACCCATACCCCACACGACAAGGTGTgcgtgcaacaacaacaacaacaaaaagtcagaGCTTGAAACTGTTAGGCTGGGACACCCCCAAGTCATTCTTTATGATGTGTGCGGCAAAAACTCAAACGACGTGTTGGTCCTACCGAGAACGCTGACGGTCACGCCCGCTTGGCCGGTGAAATGTCCTTTTTCGTTTCCGGCTTCCATCCGGAATCGGAAGGTGGTGTTGTCCTCGCTGAGGATTTGGCGGATCTGCAGCGTGCAGTTGTTCTTGTGGTCCCCCAAGTACACAAAGCGCAAGTTCTTGTTGGGCTTGTTGCTGTCGTACACGGACGGCGTGGTTCCTTGACAAATGCGGTGATTGACGCACCACACCACCCGAACCACTGACATGATGGCGGTGAAGGAGCACCGCAACGTCACGGTGGAGCCGCGCACCGCGCACTTGACCGGCGAGTAGCGCACCCGCTCCACCGCAAGTGCCGTAGCCGTATCATGTCCAGCTAGCATGACATCACAACACATTTGTAACCGACATGACATGGTGacacacatacagacacacacagacaaacacacacagacacacacacacacacagacgttaGTGTGTGATGGCGTTCACTCACCTGCCAGAAGCAGCAAGGCCGACACCTTTGCGTGTGCAAGAAGCATGGCGGGTGAGAAGGAAATGCTTAAGCAATGAACAAAAGTGAGATGAAGAAGTCgaatttcctcttttcttttggGTTGATCCGAGCAGGGAAGAAAATGAAACTCAAAGTTAATCGGGGAACAAAAACCTCAAGTGTATGCTCAGCGCAGAGGTAATGAAGAATTGCACGGAGAGACTCATGTTTACTCTGGttattttgaaatgtacttttgttgttgttattgacaCAATGATGAGTGATACCATTCGAGGGGCGGAGTTTCGTTGCCGGGGAGCTTTCACTTTGGCGCTGTTGTTTTCATTGACAACCATGACCTTCCCTTTTTCCGTGATTCCAATGACAAGTGGCAAATTAATGATGACTCTGATGACCAAGTCATGACCGGACAAAAtgcagttttgttttcaatgaaaaGACTAGACTAGTGGAAAATGTTCAAAAAGGGGACTGGCACCAAGGAAAAGATTAACCctctaacctaacctaacctaacctaacctaacctaacctaacctaacctaacctaacctaaccctcaCCTCAGTTCAATATTAAACAGTGTAAAACAAGTTTGCCGCTATCTAGTGGCTACACAAGTGCAAAATGTGCTTATTTTTTCATTGTGGGTTCTTAATAACCAGACCGTGTACTTTTTTTCAGCACGCTTCATCGCATACATTATATAGCCCGGAACCTTCACGCACGAGACCGGCTTGCTCAGCACACAATGTCGTCCTAGGTGTCGACTGTACCGCCGTCAGCTTGTGGAAAGGGGCCGGACTCCGGAAAAACGCAGAATGGACCGTTTATAAAAAATGGCTTATTCGCTGCTACGGGACGCCATAGcgagtagtgatgtgcattccagttcttttaagtcaggcgtgtccaaactttttacaAGGAAGGCCAGATTTGATCAAGTGAAGGAGCCCGGGGGCCAAATCTTTTTCAAACATATCATACGAATACACACTGATatgaaacaaatttcattgtcccaattgtctttattttttaaatgacaaaataaccaaatataagccactcacgcagatgtgaacaactctaaaaacacaaattctgcctttcattcatatctgaagagtccgataacattgaacaaactgtttgaaataccttaaatttacatgagtttgaaatgattatagactcatgaacattttaaacaagagttataagtaatgcaaagttgtctgttatcatTAAAACTTCTTTCAgaaagtaccgtaaattccggactataagccgcaccggactataagccgcacctgctaaaattgggggatattttagtttctttcttatataagccgcacaggactataagccgcacgtgcacacgcattttttttacaaagaaagatagttcacagaaagcctttttaaagtttttataacatactttaacatgtctttctcaacattgcctgtgacgaagggtttagagccctttgacgcaggtcacctagcgtgcattcctactaaagctcataatagttacaagcaacacagccagaataagcagcagccatagtagtgtttcaaaatagtatttttgttgttgtttttttcttcaagataccgcagtgtataaaagtgatcaagttatcacaaaaatcacgaaaaaaatccccatataagccgcacctgactataagcctcagggttcaaaattttggaaaaaagttgcgtcttatagtccggaatttacggtaatagtTTGTGCCACGTCTACAGGTGCATaacaacagtattaacatggccactttgtaatatttaacatgaagtaatatttacttttgatttacttttgactcacagccccgcgtgaagaatcgctgttgtgatgccggTTCAACTCGAAGCTGCCTCACTTTATCAGcgtggtcactccctgttagcttgtcgtatgtgttagcgtgtttagtctgatagtgtctctttaggttgaaatccttaaacaaggcaaccgtctgtCTCTatagaaattagacaaacacaattgttttgattttctgtgaagaaatattgtaattcccatttctcttgaaagcaaCGGCCTTCAATGTCAAATTTCCTCGTCAAGGCGGTGGTGCTGCTACCTTTTGGTAATAGGACGAATAACAGTTTCAAAtttcatgattatttttttattcattttgacagtgcaggcgggccataaataatacattataaggcCAATGCTGCAGGCCGTTTGAA is a window of Syngnathus typhle isolate RoL2023-S1 ecotype Sweden linkage group LG1, RoL_Styp_1.0, whole genome shotgun sequence DNA encoding:
- the LOC133152288 gene encoding uncharacterized protein LOC133152288 isoform X5, with the translated sequence MCVTMSCRLQMCCDVMLAGHDTATALAVERVRYSPVKCAVRGSTVTLRCSFTAIMSVVRVVWCVNHRICQGTTPSVYDSNKPNKNLRFVYLGDHKNNCTLQIRQILSEDNTTFRFRMEAGNEKGHFTGQAGVTVSVLDAEPMRVQSSAPGPMRVGAAVTLSCTSSCSFHDLDVRWHKDGQPLPESGPTLRLTAERSANYTCNLALLPNTMSPPFRLNVAELRTGGHFVLTLSVSLGLLMALLLTVAIVLFLNKRKRRQASPHDGKRVNKEREVVTEAVQMQRKRAGVQTKSVMQLYSSKQRPSIGRWKPRRTWSTRP
- the LOC133152288 gene encoding uncharacterized protein LOC133152288 isoform X4, whose translation is MCVTMSCRLQMCCDVMLAGHDTATALAVERVRYSPVKCAVRGSTVTLRCSFTAIMSVVRVVWCVNHRICQGTTPSVYDSNKPNKNLRFVYLGDHKNNCTLQIRQILSEDNTTFRFRMEAGNEKGHFTGQAGVTVSVLDAEPMRVQSSAPGPMRVGAAVTLSCTSSCSFHDLDVRWHKDGQPLPESGPTLRLTAERSANYTCNLALLPNTMSPPFRLNVAELRTGGHFVLTLSVSLGLLMALLLTVAIVLFLNKRRKRRQASPHDGKRVNKEREVVTEAVQMQRKRAGVQTKSVMQLYSSKQRPSIGRWKPRRTWSTRP
- the LOC133152288 gene encoding uncharacterized protein LOC133152288 isoform X3 produces the protein MLLAHAKVSALLLLAAGHDTATALAVERVRYSPVKCAVRGSTVTLRCSFTAIMSVVRVVWCVNHRICQGTTPSVYDSNKPNKNLRFVYLGDHKNNCTLQIRQILSEDNTTFRFRMEAGNEKGHFTGQAGVTVSVLDAEPMRVQSSAPGPMRVGAAVTLSCTSSCSFHDLDVRWHKDGQPLPESGPTLRLTAERSANYTCNLALLPNTMSPPFRLNVAELRTGGHFVLTLSVSLGLLMALLLTVAIVLFLNKRRKRRQASPHDGKRVNKERETCEQVYANTQPGGDRGGPDAEEAGRSADEVSYAAVQFKAKAVNRPVETKEDVVYASIARLSP
- the LOC133152288 gene encoding uncharacterized protein LOC133152288 isoform X2, with protein sequence MCVTMSCRLQMCCDVMLAGHDTATALAVERVRYSPVKCAVRGSTVTLRCSFTAIMSVVRVVWCVNHRICQGTTPSVYDSNKPNKNLRFVYLGDHKNNCTLQIRQILSEDNTTFRFRMEAGNEKGHFTGQAGVTVSVLDAEPMRVQSSAPGPMRVGAAVTLSCTSSCSFHDLDVRWHKDGQPLPESGPTLRLTAERSANYTCNLALLPNTMSPPFRLNVAELRTGGHFVLTLSVSLGLLMALLLTVAIVLFLNKRKRRQASPHDGKRVNKERETCEQVYANTQPGGDRGGPDAEEAGRSADEVSYAAVQFKAKAVNRPVETKEDVVYASIARLSP
- the LOC133152288 gene encoding uncharacterized protein LOC133152288 isoform X1 encodes the protein MCVTMSCRLQMCCDVMLAGHDTATALAVERVRYSPVKCAVRGSTVTLRCSFTAIMSVVRVVWCVNHRICQGTTPSVYDSNKPNKNLRFVYLGDHKNNCTLQIRQILSEDNTTFRFRMEAGNEKGHFTGQAGVTVSVLDAEPMRVQSSAPGPMRVGAAVTLSCTSSCSFHDLDVRWHKDGQPLPESGPTLRLTAERSANYTCNLALLPNTMSPPFRLNVAELRTGGHFVLTLSVSLGLLMALLLTVAIVLFLNKRRKRRQASPHDGKRVNKERETCEQVYANTQPGGDRGGPDAEEAGRSADEVSYAAVQFKAKAVNRPVETKEDVVYASIARLSP